The nucleotide window ATAATTTTGAGTTAGATAATAGAAAAATAATTAGACGTATATATATTCCTTTTGAAAAAAAGTTTAGTATTCATAATAAGAACACTTGGAGAGATTGTTATGAGTTTTTTGTTGATACAATGACTGAATTTGAACTATTTTTTTATGAATATGAAGATTTTATTAAGCAAGCCATATAACTCGATATAATGAAGAAACCTTTTTTTAAGTTTAATATCCTATTACTAGCTGTTTTATTTTTTACTTGTTCATCAGATAAAATTTCAGATATAAATGATCAAGCAAATTCTTCTTTAGAAACTGAAATTTTATTATTAATTAACGATCATAGAGCTAGCTTAAATTTAAAAAAACTTGAAACACTAGCTGTTATAAAAACACAAACAAACAGTCATACTAAATATATGATTAAAAAAGGTAAAATATCACACGATAACTTTAATCAACGTGCTAATTATCTTCAAACAAATGCAAAAGCTACTAGCACTTCTGAAAACGTCGCTTCTGGATATTCTTCAGCAAAATCTGTAATTAAAGGCTGGTTAAATAGCACTGGTCATCGTAAAAATATTGAAGGCAATTATACTCATTTTAATATAACTGCTGCCCAAAACAATAAAGGAATTTGGTATTACACCAATATTTTCATGTATCAATAAAAACAAATTCTACCATCTAAAATATTTATTTTTTACTCGTACTTTTTTAATTATTAGTGCTTCTAAAGCAAAAATTTCATGGTAATCATAACTTATACGTTCATACCCTCCTACTCTCCATTGAGTTCCATATGAGTTTTTTATAATGAAACCTTCTTTATCATAACCAACAATGGCAACAGCATGGCCTCCATATTTATTTTTAGTATCAGTTATTTCCATCAATAGCTCACCCTTTACTATACGTTGATTAATATTTTGATATAAACCTTTAGCTACTGAATATTTAAGATAATTTCCACTTGCGCCTAATACTTTATATCCCACATCTGGTGTTATGGTATTAAATTTCCTAGAAGAAAAACTTTTCCAAGCATCTTGATATATCAGAGGATATGAAACAGGAATCGCTTTTATTCCATTACGCAATTGTTGTTTTATATATTCTATATCCTTTGCTTTCTTAGCATCTAAATATTCATAGTCAGTGACAAAAACCCTAGCCTTTTTCTTATATTTTGTAACCAATGTAAATAAGCCAACTTCGCCTTCATATAAATATTTAGAAAACTGAGTTTCATTCATTTCTCTAGCTCTTTCATAATCTAAATTATATGGCAAATATTTCTCTTCAATAACTCCATCCTTTTTTAAAGATTCAGGGTAAAACTTTAAAAAATGCCCTCTTTTAACTGCAGTTTTACCATCATACTGATATCCTTTTTGGAATGCATATAAATACTTCTCACTTAAATCTTTTGATACATTAGGAAATGTTTCTAAAGCCGCTGCAATAGCAAATGCTGTACAAGTATATTTTACCCCTTGGTGTTTAACTGGTGATTGACTTTTCCAATGAACTAATGGAAGAGATCTACTTATTTTAGTAAAATCTGTATTTTGAGAAAATGTAATTCCTACCAATAAAAGTAAACATAGAGTACATGTATATCTCTTCATAGTTTATTGTTTTTTAAGATAGTACGCCAAAT belongs to Tenacibaculum sp. MAR_2010_89 and includes:
- a CDS encoding CAP domain-containing protein, whose product is MKKPFFKFNILLLAVLFFTCSSDKISDINDQANSSLETEILLLINDHRASLNLKKLETLAVIKTQTNSHTKYMIKKGKISHDNFNQRANYLQTNAKATSTSENVASGYSSAKSVIKGWLNSTGHRKNIEGNYTHFNITAAQNNKGIWYYTNIFMYQ
- a CDS encoding C1 family peptidase, encoding MKRYTCTLCLLLLVGITFSQNTDFTKISRSLPLVHWKSQSPVKHQGVKYTCTAFAIAAALETFPNVSKDLSEKYLYAFQKGYQYDGKTAVKRGHFLKFYPESLKKDGVIEEKYLPYNLDYERAREMNETQFSKYLYEGEVGLFTLVTKYKKKARVFVTDYEYLDAKKAKDIEYIKQQLRNGIKAIPVSYPLIYQDAWKSFSSRKFNTITPDVGYKVLGASGNYLKYSVAKGLYQNINQRIVKGELLMEITDTKNKYGGHAVAIVGYDKEGFIIKNSYGTQWRVGGYERISYDYHEIFALEALIIKKVRVKNKYFRW